ATTTTTTTTAACTTTTAAATAGTTATTTTCTTATAATAATTATTATGAGCAGTAATTTGAATAGGAATCAGCATTCAGTATACATATTAACTTATCATTTAGTATTGGTGATTAAATATCGTAGAAATGTAATTAATGAAGATATATTCGATTCATTAATGGTTATTTTTGATAATATTGGTTTTAAATATGGTATTCAAGTTAAAGAAGCGAATTGGGAGGTTGATCATATTCATATTTTATTTGAAGCTAAACCAAGTACTAATTTGGTTAAATTCATTAATTCTTATAAAAGTGCAAGTAGC
This window of the Methanobrevibacter sp. genome carries:
- the tnpA gene encoding IS200/IS605 family transposase encodes the protein MSSNLNRNQHSVYILTYHLVLVIKYRRNVINEDIFDSLMVIFDNIGFKYGIQVKEANWEVDHIHILFEAKPSTNLVKFINSYKSASS